A genomic segment from Streptomyces sp. NBC_01233 encodes:
- a CDS encoding ATP-dependent DNA ligase, giving the protein MRVALAAAVRTLPRAAGLAYEPKFDGHRLVIVRTAEDVVLQARSGRIVTSAFPDLAAAALQLPAATVLDGEVVVWHAGRTDFALVQRRAAATAARAAVLAQSLPASYAAFDVLELAGLDLRARPYERRRALLVDLLLPLGPPLQPVPMTTDPELAATWYETLPASGIEGLVVKRLDQAYPAGRRGWQKLRHTDVRDAAVVGYTGTPRRPLALVLVLPVGDETPLVSSPLTAALRAEVAAEVASRTVTATATPTARALATVTAIGLGEVPFRPLDPPLTAEVRHTSTRHPPPEVLRLRSDL; this is encoded by the coding sequence ATCCGCGTCGCGCTGGCCGCCGCCGTACGGACCCTGCCGCGCGCGGCGGGACTGGCGTACGAGCCGAAGTTCGACGGCCACCGGCTGGTGATCGTGCGCACGGCCGAGGACGTGGTCCTCCAGGCGCGCTCCGGCCGCATCGTGACCAGCGCCTTCCCCGACCTCGCCGCGGCCGCGCTGCAGTTGCCCGCCGCGACGGTCCTCGACGGCGAGGTGGTGGTCTGGCACGCCGGCCGCACGGACTTCGCCCTCGTCCAGCGGCGGGCGGCCGCCACGGCCGCGCGGGCCGCCGTACTCGCCCAGAGCCTGCCGGCCTCGTACGCCGCCTTCGACGTGCTGGAACTGGCCGGGCTCGACCTGCGCGCACGCCCGTACGAGCGCCGCCGGGCGCTCCTCGTCGACCTGCTCCTGCCGCTCGGGCCGCCGCTGCAGCCCGTGCCGATGACGACCGACCCGGAACTGGCCGCCACCTGGTACGAGACGCTGCCCGCCAGCGGGATCGAGGGCCTCGTCGTCAAACGGCTGGACCAGGCCTACCCGGCCGGGCGGCGGGGCTGGCAGAAGCTCCGGCACACGGACGTCCGGGACGCGGCGGTGGTCGGCTATACCGGGACCCCGCGCCGGCCGCTCGCCCTGGTGCTCGTCCTGCCGGTCGGGGACGAGACCCCGCTGGTGTCGAGCCCGCTGACGGCGGCGCTGCGCGCGGAGGTGGCGGCGGAGGTGGCCTCGCGCACGGTGACGGCCACGGCCACGCCGACGGCCCGGGCTCTCGCCACGGTGACGGCGATCGGCCTCGGGGAGGTCCCCTTCCGGCCGCTGGACCCACCGCTCACGGCGGAGGTCCGGCACACCTCGACCCGGCACCCGCCACCGGAGGTGCTCCGACTGCGGTCAGACCTCTGA
- a CDS encoding DUF6479 family protein produces the protein MDTILSVDAILLNIAWFLLVGLVVVALLLGGFKLGQRVRAKEPPPPTTEEQPHLPNGGAVYEVREERDPVEIPEGGLRPHEMQGYGNFGSRTSSHPEDVRKEREAGYELPEGPGPHPQPGSPPDAGRGAHS, from the coding sequence ATGGACACGATCCTGAGTGTGGACGCGATCCTCCTCAACATCGCCTGGTTCCTGCTCGTCGGACTGGTCGTCGTCGCCCTGCTGCTCGGCGGATTCAAGCTGGGCCAGCGGGTGCGGGCGAAGGAACCGCCGCCGCCCACCACGGAGGAACAGCCGCACCTGCCCAACGGCGGCGCGGTCTACGAGGTCCGTGAGGAGCGGGATCCGGTGGAGATCCCCGAGGGCGGCCTGAGGCCGCACGAAATGCAGGGCTACGGAAACTTCGGCTCCAGGACCTCCAGCCATCCCGAGGATGTCAGGAAGGAACGCGAGGCCGGGTACGAGCTGCCCGAAGGACCGGGCCCGCACCCGCAGCCGGGATCTCCCCCGGACGCGGGGCGTGGAGCGCACTCCTGA
- a CDS encoding XdhC family protein has translation MRELVETARQWVAEGRSGCLARPVTEQGFGPRDPAGALLVDARGECVGSLYRGVFDAELIAEAGAMRPGDTARVCEVSVRLAEAVEAKLTCGGQAEVLLQPLSAIPAAWWELLGEGVGVALVTRLNEAADHASSEVVRATDVPHDDAGRRAGELLAVRRPGRDALYGESGLVLVEAYPSAPFVVIGGNGELAEIIERQALLLGWEAALVTGREEAAELIEARRDAACVVVLSHDEEFDVPTLRAALAAGVPYIGALGSRRTTARRREGLVSAGVGEAQLARVHGPIGLDLGARTPAETALAICAEILGVLGAREAGALRDADGPITP, from the coding sequence ATGCGTGAGCTGGTGGAGACGGCGCGGCAGTGGGTGGCCGAGGGGCGGTCGGGATGTCTGGCCCGGCCCGTGACCGAGCAGGGGTTCGGGCCGCGGGATCCGGCCGGGGCCCTGCTCGTCGACGCGCGGGGGGAGTGTGTCGGCTCCCTGTACCGGGGGGTCTTCGACGCCGAGCTGATCGCCGAGGCCGGGGCCATGCGGCCCGGGGACACCGCGCGGGTGTGCGAGGTGTCCGTGCGGCTGGCCGAGGCCGTGGAGGCGAAGCTGACCTGCGGCGGGCAGGCCGAGGTGCTGCTCCAGCCGCTCTCGGCGATCCCGGCCGCGTGGTGGGAGCTGCTCGGCGAGGGGGTCGGGGTGGCCTTGGTGACCCGGCTGAACGAGGCCGCCGACCACGCCTCCAGTGAGGTCGTACGGGCCACCGACGTACCGCACGACGACGCCGGGCGGCGGGCCGGCGAGCTGCTGGCCGTCCGGCGGCCCGGGCGGGACGCGCTGTACGGGGAGTCCGGGCTGGTGCTGGTCGAGGCGTACCCGTCGGCGCCGTTCGTGGTCATCGGCGGCAACGGCGAGCTGGCCGAGATCATCGAGCGGCAGGCGCTGCTGCTGGGCTGGGAGGCCGCGCTGGTCACCGGCCGGGAGGAGGCAGCCGAGCTGATCGAGGCGCGCCGGGACGCGGCGTGCGTGGTCGTGCTGAGCCACGACGAGGAGTTCGACGTGCCGACGCTGCGGGCCGCGCTGGCCGCGGGGGTTCCGTACATCGGGGCGCTCGGGTCGCGGCGCACGACGGCGCGGCGGCGGGAGGGGCTGGTCTCCGCGGGGGTGGGCGAGGCCCAGTTGGCCCGCGTGCACGGGCCGATCGGGCTGGACCTCGGCGCCCGTACCCCGGCCGAGACCGCGCTGGCGATCTGCGCCGAGATCCTGGGCGTGCTGGGAGCCCGCGAGGCGGGCGCACTGCGGGATGCCGACGGGCCCATCACCCCGTAG
- a CDS encoding AAA family ATPase → MSDQPHPSLRDLLLGRLAASGLTPAAQQLVAGLLPEARARSAGRAGPLYLRSISAAGWRGIGPAATLDLEPGPGLTIVAGRNGSGKSSFAEAAEMVLTGDNFRWQDRTQIWKQGWRNLHDHTAPQISVQLCLDGDGDGDPLTVRRSWHGDGLEDSRTAVHRPGGPEQDPREVIDAEDLSLYRPFLSYSELGAMINGRMSALHDALAQILGLDLLSDADNEARARAKKLTDTVAGAGDLIRAVTAELSESDDPRAAEAVAALGGRRPDLDRLRALLKGRVATDGAELARLRRLAGLEGPDPREAAGAVARLREAAAVAENARFTTAEDARQLIELLERAQDHHRRHPQSADCPVCGAESRLDESWSVRAREQVDRLRREAAEAQTARTGLEAAARAVRDLVQPAPGWLQGDASPLAPLWDDWAACRDVTDPRELADRIERAAATLADACRQQSDEAADRIAEQDGRWQPLALRLAECLRAAEATEAARPLIKQIKDVRAWLRKVTDELREERLRPFADQSQGIWKLLCERSSVSLGSISLAGTATARKVVLDAAVDAVEAPAFGVMSQGELHSLALSLFLPRATHPDSPFGFLVIDDPVQSMDPEKVEGLARVLHFCSLRRQVVVFTHDTRLQAAVRQLRAPVTVMQVSRQTGSVVRVTRTDAPVSPALD, encoded by the coding sequence GTGAGTGACCAGCCCCACCCCTCGCTCCGCGATCTGTTACTCGGCCGCCTCGCGGCGTCCGGGCTGACCCCCGCGGCGCAGCAGCTCGTGGCCGGGCTGCTGCCCGAGGCGCGGGCCAGGAGCGCCGGGCGGGCCGGGCCGCTGTACCTGCGCTCGATATCGGCCGCCGGCTGGCGCGGCATCGGACCGGCCGCGACGCTCGACCTCGAACCAGGCCCCGGCCTCACCATCGTCGCGGGCCGCAACGGGTCGGGAAAGTCGAGCTTCGCCGAGGCCGCCGAGATGGTGCTCACCGGAGACAACTTCCGCTGGCAGGACCGGACTCAGATCTGGAAGCAGGGCTGGCGCAACCTGCACGACCACACCGCTCCGCAGATATCCGTGCAGCTGTGCCTCGACGGCGACGGCGACGGCGATCCGCTGACCGTGCGCAGGAGTTGGCACGGGGACGGCCTGGAGGACTCCCGGACGGCCGTCCACCGGCCCGGCGGGCCCGAGCAGGACCCCCGCGAGGTCATCGACGCCGAAGACCTCTCCCTCTACCGGCCGTTCCTCTCGTACAGCGAGCTCGGTGCGATGATCAACGGGCGGATGAGCGCCCTGCACGACGCGCTCGCGCAGATCCTCGGTCTGGACCTGCTCAGCGACGCCGACAACGAAGCGCGCGCCCGCGCGAAGAAGCTCACCGACACGGTCGCGGGAGCCGGTGACCTGATCCGCGCCGTGACCGCCGAACTGTCGGAGTCGGACGACCCGCGGGCCGCCGAGGCCGTGGCGGCGCTCGGCGGACGCCGGCCCGACCTCGACCGGTTGCGCGCGCTGCTCAAGGGCCGGGTCGCGACGGACGGCGCCGAACTCGCCCGGCTGCGCCGCCTCGCCGGCCTCGAAGGCCCCGACCCGCGCGAGGCCGCGGGCGCGGTCGCCCGGCTCCGGGAGGCCGCGGCCGTTGCCGAGAACGCGCGTTTCACCACCGCCGAGGACGCCAGGCAGCTGATCGAACTGCTGGAGCGCGCCCAGGACCACCACCGCCGCCACCCGCAGTCCGCCGACTGCCCCGTGTGCGGCGCCGAAAGCCGCCTTGACGAGAGCTGGTCCGTGCGCGCCCGGGAACAGGTCGACCGGCTCCGGCGGGAGGCTGCCGAGGCACAGACCGCCCGTACGGGCCTGGAAGCCGCGGCGCGGGCCGTACGGGACCTCGTACAGCCGGCTCCGGGCTGGCTCCAGGGCGATGCCTCGCCGCTCGCCCCGCTCTGGGACGACTGGGCCGCCTGCCGGGACGTCACCGACCCGCGCGAACTCGCGGACCGGATCGAGCGCGCGGCGGCCACACTGGCCGACGCGTGCCGGCAGCAGAGCGACGAGGCCGCGGACCGGATCGCGGAGCAGGACGGCCGGTGGCAGCCCCTCGCCCTGCGCCTCGCCGAATGCCTGCGCGCCGCAGAGGCGACGGAGGCCGCCCGCCCGCTCATCAAGCAGATCAAGGACGTTCGTGCATGGCTGAGGAAGGTCACTGACGAACTGCGCGAGGAACGGCTGCGGCCCTTCGCCGACCAATCCCAGGGCATCTGGAAACTGCTGTGCGAGCGCAGCAGCGTCTCGCTCGGCTCGATCAGCCTCGCGGGCACCGCCACCGCGCGCAAGGTCGTGCTCGATGCCGCCGTGGACGCCGTCGAGGCGCCCGCGTTCGGCGTGATGAGCCAGGGCGAGCTCCACTCGCTCGCGCTCTCGCTGTTCCTCCCGCGCGCCACGCACCCCGACAGCCCCTTCGGCTTCCTGGTGATCGACGACCCCGTACAGTCCATGGACCCGGAGAAGGTCGAGGGACTCGCCCGCGTCCTCCACTTCTGCTCCCTGCGCCGCCAGGTGGTCGTCTTCACCCACGACACCCGGCTCCAGGCGGCCGTCCGCCAACTGCGCGCGCCCGTGACGGTCATGCAGGTCTCCCGGCAGACCGGCTCCGTCGTACGGGTCACCCGGACCGACGCCCCGGTCTCCCCCGCGCTGGACTAG